From a region of the Triticum aestivum cultivar Chinese Spring chromosome 7D, IWGSC CS RefSeq v2.1, whole genome shotgun sequence genome:
- the LOC123167105 gene encoding nucleolar protein 58, protein MDLDTENRLASLLLEEARRLQLEADREGVHAYLRKPNVRHRPNSRFLTATVRGVQQANRVVEVDEMWRAREMELELESKLKRRNKERGDSRGEKRKGDSRNMSSSSKIEEGTAYNSSYSDQGGGLGDDEVEKFLHSRVKRGRGAVGSRMDEPGPYLKASSHCRDKEPSPDIRLEEKWERRVQGPERPLFLRSMSPDDCWHKETLDDKPSSSSEPHRKKENKKERKSEKKERKERKDEKKSKHRHRHHHHKSGRRE, encoded by the exons ATGGATCTGGACACAGAGAATCGTCTAGCTTCATTACTCCTTGAAGAAGCACGGAGATTACAGTTAGAGGCTGACAGGGAAGGTGTTCATGCATATCTGCGAAAGCCCAATGTTAGGCATCGTCCAAACTCCCGTTTCCTCACAGCCACAGTTCGTGGAGTTCAACAAG CAAACCGTGTTGTGGAGGTTGATGAAATGTGGCGTGCCAGGGAGATGGAACTTGAACTTGAGTCTAAGCTGAAAAGAAGAAATAAAGAGCGTGGTGACTCTAGAGGGGAGAAACGCAAAGGTGACTCGAGAAATATGAGTTCCAGCTCAAAGATTGAAGAGGGAACTGCTTATAATAGTTCTTACTCAGACCAGGGGGGTGGTCTAGGGGACGATGAAGTTGAAAAGTTTCTGCATTCAAG GGTAAAGCGAGGAAGAGGTGCCGTTGGCTCTAGGATGGATGAACCTGGTCCATACCTAAAGGCTTCATCGCATTGTCGAGACAAAGAACCTAGCCCGGATATACGTTTGGAAGAAAAATGGGAACGCCGAGTGCAAGGTCCGGAGAGGCCACTGTTTTTGAGATCCATGTCTCCTGATGATTGTTGGCATAAGGAAACATTGGATGATAAGCCATCCAGCTCTTCTGAACCACACaggaagaaggaaaataaaaaggagAGGAAAtcggagaaaaaagagagaaaggagagAAAAGATGAGAAGAAATCCAAGCATCGGCACCGCCACCACCATCACAAAAGCGGAAGAAGGGAGTGA